The proteins below are encoded in one region of Streptomyces marianii:
- a CDS encoding MFS transporter, protein MTALEQGDAAGTDGAALKEAGDGRGGTGTATDAGGVLGRSLRALSVGIVSVVLLIAFEATAVGTAMPVAARELDGVPLYAFAFSAYFTTSLFGMVLSGQWADRRGPLGPLTAGITAFALGLLLSGTAATMWYFIAGRAVQGLGGGLVIVALYVVVGRAYPEHLRPTIMAAFAASWVIPSVVGPLAAGTVTEHLGWRWVFVGIPALVVVPLALALPAIRRRASGPVDPEAPVPALDRRRIRLAFGISLGAGALQYAAQDLRWFSLAPAAAGAALLVPAALGLLPRGTFRSARGLPSVVLLRGVAAGSFIAAESFVPLMLVTQRGLSPTLAGLSLAVGGATWALGSFVQSRPRLEPYRERLTVTGMVLVAAAIATAPSVLVPSVPVWVVGVAWGWGCFGMGLVISSTSVLLLKLSPPAEAGTNSAALQISDGLSNVLLLAAGGAAFAALGGGAAGGHGVVAAAGNAAHPAAFAAVFLPMAAVALLGAWVATRLHERRAD, encoded by the coding sequence ATGACAGCCCTCGAACAAGGTGACGCGGCCGGGACCGACGGCGCGGCGCTCAAGGAGGCCGGTGACGGCCGCGGCGGGACCGGGACCGCGACCGATGCCGGCGGCGTGCTCGGGCGCAGCCTGCGCGCCCTCAGTGTCGGCATCGTGTCCGTCGTCCTGCTGATCGCGTTCGAGGCGACCGCCGTCGGTACGGCCATGCCCGTGGCCGCGCGGGAGCTGGACGGCGTGCCGCTGTACGCGTTCGCCTTCTCCGCGTACTTCACGACCAGCCTGTTCGGCATGGTGCTGTCGGGGCAGTGGGCCGACCGCAGGGGCCCGCTCGGGCCGCTGACCGCCGGGATCACCGCCTTCGCCCTGGGGCTCCTGCTGTCCGGTACGGCCGCCACGATGTGGTACTTCATCGCCGGCCGGGCCGTCCAGGGGCTGGGCGGCGGTCTGGTGATCGTCGCGCTGTACGTCGTCGTCGGCCGGGCCTATCCGGAGCACCTGCGCCCGACGATCATGGCCGCGTTCGCCGCGAGCTGGGTGATCCCATCCGTCGTCGGACCGCTCGCGGCAGGCACGGTCACCGAACACCTCGGCTGGCGCTGGGTCTTCGTCGGTATCCCCGCTCTCGTCGTCGTCCCGCTCGCGCTCGCCCTGCCGGCGATACGGCGGCGGGCGTCGGGACCGGTGGACCCGGAGGCGCCCGTTCCGGCGCTGGATCGGCGCAGGATCAGGCTGGCGTTCGGGATCTCCCTCGGGGCGGGAGCACTCCAGTACGCGGCCCAGGACCTGCGGTGGTTCTCACTGGCCCCGGCCGCGGCGGGCGCCGCGCTGCTCGTGCCGGCCGCGCTCGGGCTGCTGCCGCGCGGCACGTTCCGCTCGGCGCGCGGGCTGCCGTCGGTGGTGCTGCTGCGTGGCGTGGCCGCCGGGTCGTTCATCGCCGCGGAGTCCTTCGTACCGCTGATGCTGGTGACCCAGCGCGGGCTGTCGCCGACGCTGGCCGGCCTGTCGCTCGCGGTGGGCGGGGCGACATGGGCGCTGGGATCCTTCGTCCAGTCCCGGCCCCGGCTGGAACCGTACCGGGAGCGGCTGACCGTCACCGGCATGGTGCTCGTCGCGGCGGCGATCGCGACCGCGCCGAGCGTGCTGGTCCCCTCCGTGCCGGTGTGGGTCGTCGGGGTCGCCTGGGGATGGGGCTGCTTCGGCATGGGCCTGGTCATCTCCTCCACCAGCGTGCTGCTGCTGAAGCTGTCGCCGCCCGCGGAGGCCGGCACCAACTCCGCCGCGCTCCAGATCTCCGACGGACTGTCGAACGTCCTCCTGCTGGCCGCGGGCGGCGCCGCCTTCGCCGCTCTGGGCGGGGGAGCGGCGGGCGGCCACGGTGTGGTCGCGGCAGCGGGGAACGCCGCCCACCCGGCCGCCTTCGCCGCCGTGTTCCTGCCCATGGCGGCGGTCGCGCTGCTCGGCGCCTGGGTTGCCACACGGCTGCACGAGCGCCGCGCCGACTGA
- a CDS encoding DEAD/DEAH box helicase, whose product MSTTASHHLSPAYPGRAPWGTANKLRAWQQGAMEKYVQEQPRDFLAVATPGAGKTTFALTLASWLLHHHVVQQITVVAPTEHLKKQWAAAAARIGIKLDPDYSAGPLSKEYDGVAVTYAGVGVRPMLHRNRSEQRKTLVILDEIHHAGDSKSWGEACLEAFEPATRRLALTGTPFRSDTNPIPFVTYEEGNDGIRRSAADYTYGYGNALADGVVRPVIFLSYSGNMRWRTKAGDEVAARLGEPMTKDAVSQAWRTALDPRGDWMPNVLRAADQRLSEVRKAIPDAGGLVIASDQDSARAYAKLIREITGTKATVVLSDDAGASKRIDEFSGNQDRWMVAVRMVSEGVDVPRLAVGVYATTISTPLFFAQAVGRFVRSRRRGETASVFLPTIPMLLSFANEMEVERDHALDRPKKEGEEDPYAESEQEMDEANKQQDEDTGEQDMLPFEALESDAVFDRVMYNGAEFGMQAHPGSEEEQDYLGIPGLLEPDQVQLLLQKRQARQIAHSRRKPDAEADLLELPAERRPVVSHKELLELRKQLNTMVGAYVHQSGKPHGVIHTELRRVCGGPPSAEATAGQIRERIKKVQEWATRMR is encoded by the coding sequence GTGTCTACTACCGCCTCCCACCACCTCTCACCCGCCTATCCCGGCCGTGCCCCCTGGGGTACGGCCAACAAGCTGCGCGCCTGGCAGCAGGGCGCCATGGAGAAGTACGTCCAGGAACAGCCCCGTGACTTCCTCGCGGTGGCGACGCCCGGCGCCGGCAAGACGACGTTCGCGCTCACCCTCGCCTCCTGGCTGCTGCACCACCACGTCGTGCAGCAGATCACCGTGGTCGCGCCGACCGAGCATCTGAAGAAGCAGTGGGCGGCCGCGGCCGCGCGGATAGGCATCAAGCTCGACCCCGACTACAGCGCCGGTCCGCTGAGCAAGGAGTACGACGGGGTCGCCGTCACCTACGCCGGTGTCGGCGTGCGCCCGATGCTGCACCGCAACCGCAGCGAGCAGCGCAAGACCCTCGTCATCCTCGACGAGATCCACCACGCCGGCGACTCCAAGTCGTGGGGCGAGGCGTGCCTGGAGGCGTTCGAACCCGCCACCCGCCGGCTCGCCCTCACCGGTACGCCCTTCCGCTCCGACACCAATCCCATCCCCTTCGTCACGTACGAGGAGGGGAACGACGGCATCCGCCGCTCGGCGGCGGACTACACGTACGGCTACGGCAACGCCCTCGCCGACGGCGTCGTCCGTCCCGTGATCTTCCTGTCCTACAGCGGCAACATGCGCTGGCGCACCAAGGCCGGCGACGAGGTCGCCGCCCGGCTCGGTGAGCCGATGACCAAGGACGCCGTCTCCCAGGCCTGGCGCACCGCGCTCGATCCGCGCGGCGACTGGATGCCGAACGTGCTGCGCGCCGCCGACCAGCGGCTGAGCGAGGTCAGAAAGGCCATCCCGGACGCGGGTGGGCTGGTCATCGCCTCCGATCAGGACTCGGCGCGCGCCTATGCGAAGCTCATCCGGGAGATCACCGGTACGAAGGCGACCGTCGTGCTGTCCGACGACGCGGGCGCCTCCAAGCGCATCGACGAGTTCAGCGGAAACCAGGACCGCTGGATGGTCGCCGTCCGGATGGTGTCCGAGGGCGTCGACGTCCCCCGGCTCGCGGTCGGCGTGTACGCCACCACCATCTCCACGCCCCTCTTCTTCGCCCAGGCCGTGGGCCGTTTCGTCCGGTCGCGGCGGCGCGGCGAGACGGCGTCGGTGTTCCTGCCGACGATCCCGATGCTGCTGAGCTTCGCGAACGAGATGGAGGTCGAGCGGGACCACGCGCTCGACCGGCCGAAGAAGGAGGGGGAGGAGGACCCCTACGCCGAGTCCGAGCAGGAGATGGACGAGGCGAACAAGCAGCAGGACGAGGACACCGGCGAACAGGACATGCTGCCCTTCGAGGCGCTGGAGTCCGACGCCGTCTTCGACCGGGTGATGTACAACGGCGCCGAATTCGGTATGCAGGCCCACCCGGGCAGCGAGGAGGAGCAGGACTACCTGGGCATTCCGGGGCTGCTGGAGCCGGACCAGGTGCAACTGCTGCTGCAGAAGCGGCAGGCGCGGCAGATCGCGCACAGCCGCAGGAAGCCGGACGCGGAGGCGGATCTGCTCGAACTGCCCGCAGAGCGCCGGCCCGTGGTCTCGCACAAGGAACTGCTGGAGTTGCGGAAGCAGCTGAACACGATGGTGGGCGCGTACGTCCATCAGAGCGGCAAGCCGCACGGAGTGATCCACACCGAGCTGCGGAGGGTGTGCGGGGGGCCGCCGAGCGCGGAGGCGACGGCGGGGCAGATCCGGGAACGGATCAAGAAGGTGCAGGAGTGGGCCACGCGTATGCGGTGA
- a CDS encoding IclR family transcriptional regulator, whose amino-acid sequence MTAETSQTLDRGLRVLKLLADTDHGLTVTELSNRLGVNRTVVYRLLATLEQHALVRRDLGGRARVGLGVLRLGRQVHPLVREAALPALRSLAEDIGATAHLTLVDGAEALAVAVVEPTWTDYHVAYRAGFRHPLDRGAAGKAILAARQGGLTEPAYTLTHGELEAGASGAAAALVGVTGIEGSVGVVMLADSVPERVGPRVVDAAREVADALR is encoded by the coding sequence GTGACCGCGGAGACCTCCCAGACGCTCGACAGAGGACTGCGCGTCCTCAAACTGCTCGCTGACACCGACCACGGTCTGACCGTGACCGAACTGTCCAACCGGCTCGGCGTCAACAGGACCGTCGTCTACCGTCTGCTCGCCACGCTCGAGCAGCACGCCCTGGTCCGCCGCGACTTGGGCGGCCGGGCCCGGGTGGGGCTGGGTGTGCTCCGCCTCGGCCGTCAGGTGCACCCACTGGTACGGGAGGCGGCGCTCCCGGCGCTGCGCTCGCTCGCCGAGGACATCGGCGCGACCGCCCATCTCACGCTGGTCGACGGGGCGGAGGCGCTCGCGGTGGCGGTCGTCGAACCGACGTGGACGGACTACCACGTGGCGTACCGGGCCGGGTTCCGTCACCCGCTGGACCGGGGAGCCGCCGGCAAGGCGATCCTCGCCGCCCGCCAGGGAGGTCTCACCGAGCCCGCGTACACCCTCACGCACGGCGAACTGGAGGCGGGCGCGAGCGGAGCCGCCGCCGCACTCGTCGGGGTGACCGGCATAGAGGGCAGCGTCGGCGTCGTCATGCTGGCGGACTCGGTCCCCGAACGCGTGGGACCGCGAGTGGTGGACGCGGCGCGCGAGGTCGCGGACGCGCTGCGCTGA
- a CDS encoding S16 family serine protease, translated as MFSRLSRLSRPRVLAVCAVPVAALLAVAAFAPLPFTVAQPGQTTNVLGFDRGKPVITITGAPVRPTRGQLRMTTIVATGPSVDVDLGDVADAWIRKDRAVLPHDSVYPSGQSDEEIEKHNTAEMRKSQNSAVDAALGYLKEDPAKVKVTLHLADVGGPSAGLLFSLGIVDKLAGDGAGGDLTGGRNIAGTGTIDADGKVGAVGGVALKTQAAARDGATVFLVPKAECAIAQEQLPEGMTLVPVTELTDAVSSLKALQKGGDVPRC; from the coding sequence GTGTTCTCTCGCCTCTCGCGTCTCTCCCGTCCCCGGGTCCTCGCCGTCTGCGCCGTGCCCGTCGCCGCGCTGCTGGCGGTGGCGGCGTTCGCGCCCCTGCCGTTCACCGTGGCCCAGCCCGGCCAGACCACGAACGTGCTGGGGTTCGACCGGGGCAAGCCGGTGATCACGATCACCGGAGCGCCGGTCCGGCCGACGCGGGGTCAGCTGCGGATGACGACCATCGTGGCGACCGGGCCCTCGGTCGACGTCGATCTCGGCGACGTGGCGGACGCGTGGATCCGGAAGGACCGGGCCGTGCTGCCGCACGACTCCGTCTACCCCTCCGGGCAGTCCGACGAGGAGATCGAGAAGCACAACACCGCCGAGATGCGGAAGTCCCAGAACAGCGCGGTGGACGCGGCCCTGGGCTACCTCAAGGAGGACCCGGCGAAGGTGAAGGTCACCCTGCACCTCGCCGATGTCGGCGGCCCGAGCGCGGGGCTCCTCTTCTCCCTCGGCATCGTGGACAAGCTCGCGGGCGACGGCGCGGGCGGTGATCTCACGGGCGGCCGGAACATCGCGGGCACGGGCACGATCGACGCCGACGGCAAGGTCGGTGCGGTCGGCGGGGTGGCCCTGAAGACCCAGGCCGCGGCGCGTGACGGCGCCACCGTGTTCCTCGTCCCGAAGGCGGAGTGCGCCATCGCGCAGGAGCAGTTGCCCGAGGGCATGACGCTGGTTCCGGTCACCGAGCTGACGGACGCGGTGTCGTCGCTCAAGGCCCTGCAGAAGGGCGGCGACGTCCCCAGGTGCTGA
- a CDS encoding Lrp/AsnC family transcriptional regulator, with amino-acid sequence MAIDHLDGRLIVLLAREPRIGVLEASRRLGVARGTVQARLDRLQSNGVIRGFGPDVDPSALGYPVTAFATLEIKQGQGADVRAYLATVPEVLELHTTTGHGDMLCRLVARSNADLQRVIDRVVGFEGIVRASTAIVMENPVPLRIIPLVEQAAEDAR; translated from the coding sequence GTGGCGATCGATCATCTGGACGGCAGGCTCATCGTGCTGCTCGCACGGGAGCCCAGGATCGGGGTCCTGGAGGCTTCGCGCCGGCTCGGGGTCGCCCGCGGCACCGTCCAGGCGCGGCTGGACCGGCTCCAGTCGAACGGGGTCATCCGCGGTTTCGGCCCGGACGTCGACCCGTCCGCCCTGGGCTATCCGGTGACCGCGTTCGCGACCCTGGAGATCAAGCAGGGGCAGGGGGCCGACGTACGGGCGTACCTCGCCACGGTTCCCGAGGTGCTGGAGCTGCACACGACCACCGGTCACGGCGACATGCTGTGCCGGCTGGTCGCCCGGTCCAACGCGGACCTCCAGCGGGTGATCGACCGCGTCGTCGGGTTCGAGGGCATCGTGCGGGCGTCCACGGCGATCGTGATGGAGAACCCGGTGCCGCTGAGGATCATCCCGCTGGTGGAGCAGGCCGCGGAGGACGCCCGGTGA
- the hppD gene encoding 4-hydroxyphenylpyruvate dioxygenase encodes MTETLDHTPDTGRQADPFPVKGMDAVVFAVGNAKQAAHYYSTAFGMKLVAYAGPETGSRETASYVLANGSARFVFTSVIKASTDQGRFLAEHVAEHGDGVVDLAIEVPDARAAYAYATEHGARGVQEPYELKDEHGTVVLAAIATYGKTRHTLVDRSGYSGPYLPGFSAADPIVEPPAKRTFQAIDHCVGNVELGRMNEWVAFYNKVMGFTNMKEFVGDDIATEYSALMSKVVADGTLKVKFPINEPAIAKKKSQIDEYLEFYGGAGVQHIALATNDIVSTVRAMRAAGVRFLDTPDSYYDTLGEWVGDTRVPIDTLRELKILADRDEDGYLLQIFTKPVQDRPTVFFELIERHGSMGFGKGNFKALFEAIEREQEKRGNL; translated from the coding sequence ATGACTGAGACCCTGGATCACACCCCTGACACCGGCAGGCAGGCCGACCCCTTCCCGGTGAAGGGAATGGACGCGGTCGTCTTCGCCGTCGGCAACGCCAAGCAGGCCGCCCACTACTACTCCACGGCCTTCGGCATGAAGCTGGTCGCCTACGCGGGGCCGGAGACCGGCAGCCGGGAGACCGCCTCCTACGTCCTGGCCAACGGCTCCGCCCGCTTCGTGTTCACCTCCGTCATCAAGGCGTCCACCGACCAGGGCCGTTTCCTCGCCGAGCACGTCGCCGAGCACGGTGACGGCGTCGTCGACCTGGCCATCGAGGTGCCGGACGCCCGTGCCGCCTACGCCTACGCCACCGAGCACGGCGCCCGCGGCGTCCAGGAGCCCTACGAGCTCAAGGACGAGCACGGCACCGTCGTCCTCGCCGCCATCGCCACGTACGGCAAGACCCGCCACACCCTCGTGGACCGCTCCGGCTACAGCGGCCCGTACCTTCCGGGCTTCTCGGCGGCCGACCCGATCGTCGAGCCCCCGGCCAAGCGGACCTTCCAGGCCATCGACCACTGCGTGGGCAACGTCGAGCTGGGCAGGATGAACGAGTGGGTGGCCTTCTACAACAAGGTCATGGGCTTCACCAACATGAAGGAGTTCGTCGGCGACGACATCGCGACCGAGTACTCGGCGCTGATGTCCAAGGTCGTCGCGGACGGCACGCTGAAGGTGAAGTTCCCGATCAACGAGCCCGCGATCGCGAAGAAGAAGTCGCAGATCGACGAGTACCTCGAGTTCTACGGCGGGGCCGGCGTCCAGCACATCGCGCTCGCCACGAACGACATCGTCTCCACCGTGCGGGCGATGCGGGCGGCCGGGGTGCGGTTCCTGGACACGCCCGACTCGTACTACGACACCCTCGGCGAGTGGGTCGGCGACACCCGGGTGCCGATCGACACCCTTCGTGAGCTGAAGATCCTCGCGGACCGCGACGAGGACGGCTACCTGCTCCAGATCTTCACCAAGCCCGTGCAGGACCGGCCGACGGTCTTCTTCGAACTCATCGAACGACACGGTTCGATGGGCTTCGGCAAGGGCAACTTCAAGGCGCTCTTCGAGGCGATCGAGCGCGAGCAGGAGAAGCGCGGAAACCTCTGA
- a CDS encoding tetratricopeptide repeat protein encodes MKKRYAPLARNAVIASLAAGAVATGIVLVGPGRDDGPPLPAPGPAARTVLAEGPGAALSAAELSALIAAQEHRLAGNPGDHLSWAVLGSAYLAQGALLGDRTDFRRAEKALRRSLEALPGEKGNADAQLGMAALANARRDFATARRWAESVRARSPEQWTAYPVLIDAYSGLGSYGAAAKALQTLEELRPRTVQTLMRASQVHRDNGRQEDAEALADEASSRSGGKAERSAALHRLGELAWERGEPKQAAAYFDTALRLEPGHHPSLAGRGRASAALGRTDDALRDYGAAIERAPMPEYALRAGELYESLGMAGEARAFYEKVRRLTAKARKYGVSEELTLARYEADHGLAKAAVQRLAQEWKRGHRSAHVSDALGWALYRAGRAQEGLKYLKRATTPGLRSALSLYHQGEIERALGQDGPARRHLREALRLNPYFSPLLVPRAKRAVSVLGNPPPGGPVDVEGEPWATDEDLPPEDDGAPDDDGAADDREERPSRRPGGDASGEPRDSGTARPRDGDSRAPRDPQASRRAGSPRETHDGEPSGT; translated from the coding sequence ATGAAGAAGCGATACGCGCCACTTGCCAGGAACGCAGTGATCGCCTCGCTGGCCGCCGGGGCGGTCGCCACCGGAATCGTGCTCGTCGGCCCGGGCCGGGACGACGGGCCGCCCCTGCCCGCACCGGGTCCCGCGGCCCGGACCGTACTGGCGGAGGGCCCCGGGGCGGCCCTGTCGGCGGCCGAGTTGTCGGCGCTGATCGCAGCTCAGGAGCACCGGCTGGCCGGGAATCCCGGCGACCACCTGTCGTGGGCGGTGCTCGGCTCGGCCTACCTGGCGCAGGGCGCCCTGCTGGGCGACCGGACGGACTTCCGCCGGGCGGAGAAGGCCCTGCGGCGTTCGCTGGAGGCGCTGCCGGGCGAGAAGGGCAATGCGGACGCCCAACTGGGGATGGCGGCGCTGGCCAACGCCCGGCGGGACTTCGCCACGGCTCGACGCTGGGCCGAGAGCGTCCGGGCGCGGTCGCCGGAGCAGTGGACGGCGTATCCGGTGCTGATCGACGCGTACAGCGGGCTCGGCTCCTACGGGGCGGCCGCGAAGGCCCTTCAGACGCTGGAGGAACTGCGGCCCCGCACCGTGCAGACCCTGATGCGGGCCTCCCAGGTGCACCGCGACAACGGCAGGCAAGAGGACGCCGAGGCGCTGGCGGACGAGGCGTCGTCCCGGTCGGGCGGCAAGGCTGAGCGGTCCGCGGCGCTGCACCGGCTCGGCGAGCTGGCCTGGGAGCGGGGCGAGCCCAAGCAGGCGGCGGCGTACTTCGACACCGCGCTCCGGCTGGAGCCCGGCCACCATCCGTCCCTGGCGGGGCGGGGACGGGCCTCGGCGGCGCTCGGCCGCACGGATGACGCGCTGCGGGACTACGGGGCGGCCATCGAACGGGCGCCGATGCCCGAGTACGCCCTGCGGGCGGGTGAGCTGTACGAGTCGCTGGGCATGGCCGGGGAGGCACGGGCCTTCTACGAGAAGGTGCGCCGGCTGACCGCGAAGGCCCGGAAGTACGGGGTGAGCGAGGAGCTGACGCTGGCGCGGTACGAGGCGGACCACGGACTGGCGAAGGCGGCGGTGCAGCGCCTCGCGCAGGAGTGGAAGCGGGGGCACCGCAGCGCGCACGTCTCGGACGCGCTGGGCTGGGCGCTGTACCGGGCGGGGCGGGCGCAGGAGGGGCTGAAGTACCTGAAGCGTGCGACGACGCCCGGGCTGCGCAGCGCGCTGTCCCTGTACCACCAGGGCGAGATCGAGCGCGCGCTCGGCCAGGACGGCCCGGCCCGCAGGCACCTGAGGGAGGCTCTGCGCCTCAATCCGTACTTCTCGCCACTCCTGGTGCCGCGTGCGAAGCGCGCCGTCTCGGTCCTGGGCAATCCCCCTCCGGGCGGCCCCGTCGACGTCGAGGGTGAGCCGTGGGCGACGGACGAGGATCTGCCTCCGGAGGACGACGGGGCACCGGACGACGACGGGGCGGCGGACGACCGCGAGGAGCGCCCGTCCCGCCGCCCGGGCGGGGACGCCTCCGGCGAGCCCCGCGATTCCGGGACCGCCCGGCCCCGCGACGGCGACTCCCGTGCTCCGCGTGATCCGCAGGCGAGCCGGCGGGCCGGGAGTCCGCGGGAGACCCATGACGGCGAACCGTCAGGGACCTGA
- a CDS encoding FAD-binding oxidoreductase — MDDLLSRLGENLPPEALITDPDVTASYRNDMASFCDAGTPAVVVLPRTVEQVQHVMRTATELRVPVVPQGARTGLSGAANASDGCIVLSLVKMDRILEISPVDRIAVVEPGVVNAVLSRAVGEHGLYYPPDPSSWETCTIGGNIGTASGGLCCVKYGVTAEYVLGLEVVLADGRLLSTGRRTAKGVAGYDLTRLFVGSEGSLGIVVRAVLALRPKPPPQLVLAAEFPSAATACDAVCAIMERGHTPSLLEIMDRTTIRAVNAMAQMGLPDTTEALLLAAFDTPDPGPDLAAVGELCAAAGATQVVPAEDAAESELLLQARRLSLTALEAVRSATMIDDVCVPRSRLAAMIDGTAAIAEKYDLTIGLCAHAGDGNTHPVVCFDHHDPGESARARESFDEIMALGLELGGTITGEHGVGVLKKEWLARELGPVGVELQQAVKKAFDPLGILNPGKLF; from the coding sequence ATGGACGATCTCCTCTCCCGGCTCGGCGAGAACCTCCCGCCCGAAGCCCTGATCACCGATCCCGACGTCACGGCCTCGTACCGCAACGACATGGCGAGCTTCTGTGACGCGGGCACCCCGGCCGTCGTGGTGCTGCCGCGCACGGTCGAGCAGGTCCAGCACGTCATGCGCACGGCGACAGAACTCCGCGTCCCCGTCGTGCCGCAGGGGGCCCGCACCGGCCTGTCCGGCGCCGCCAACGCCTCCGACGGCTGCATCGTCCTCTCCCTCGTCAAGATGGACCGCATCCTGGAGATCAGCCCGGTCGACCGGATCGCCGTCGTGGAGCCCGGTGTCGTCAACGCCGTGCTGTCACGGGCCGTCGGCGAGCACGGGCTGTACTACCCGCCGGATCCGTCCAGCTGGGAGACGTGCACCATCGGCGGCAACATCGGCACCGCGTCCGGCGGACTGTGCTGTGTGAAGTACGGCGTCACCGCCGAGTACGTGCTCGGCCTCGAGGTCGTCCTGGCCGACGGCCGGCTCCTCAGCACCGGCCGCCGCACGGCCAAGGGCGTCGCCGGCTACGACCTCACCCGGCTCTTCGTCGGCTCGGAGGGGAGCCTCGGCATCGTTGTCAGAGCCGTGCTCGCGCTCCGGCCGAAGCCGCCCCCGCAGCTCGTCCTCGCCGCGGAGTTCCCCTCGGCCGCCACCGCGTGCGACGCCGTCTGCGCGATCATGGAGCGGGGCCACACGCCGTCGCTGCTGGAGATCATGGACCGTACGACCATCCGGGCCGTCAACGCGATGGCGCAGATGGGCCTTCCGGACACCACCGAGGCGCTGCTCCTCGCCGCCTTCGACACCCCCGACCCCGGGCCCGACCTCGCCGCAGTCGGGGAGCTGTGCGCCGCTGCGGGCGCCACCCAGGTCGTCCCCGCCGAGGACGCGGCCGAATCGGAGCTGCTGCTCCAGGCGCGCCGGCTGTCGCTGACCGCGCTGGAGGCGGTCAGGAGCGCGACGATGATCGACGACGTCTGCGTACCGCGTTCCCGGCTCGCGGCGATGATCGACGGCACCGCGGCCATCGCGGAGAAGTACGACCTCACCATCGGCCTCTGCGCCCACGCGGGCGACGGCAACACCCACCCCGTCGTCTGCTTCGACCACCACGACCCCGGCGAATCCGCCCGCGCCCGCGAGTCGTTCGACGAGATCATGGCCCTCGGCCTGGAGCTCGGCGGCACGATCACCGGCGAACACGGCGTGGGCGTCCTGAAGAAGGAATGGCTGGCCCGCGAACTCGGCCCGGTCGGTGTCGAGTTGCAGCAGGCGGTCAAGAAGGCCTTCGACCCGCTCGGCATCCTCAACCCCGGCAAGCTGTTCTAG
- a CDS encoding SsgA family sporulation/cell division regulator: MHTVVERELELKLVLSPERSVPVPARLTYRGDDAYAVHITFHIGSEHPVHWTFARELMVEGVFRACGEGDVRVWPTREGGRSVIHIALSSPEGEALLEAPSAQVSAWLERTLRAVPPGTEPEHLGFEAELAELLAPAPADGLHGRGPSPALGGDGSRPSEEPKDGEA, encoded by the coding sequence ATGCACACCGTGGTGGAACGAGAGCTGGAGCTCAAGCTTGTCCTGTCGCCGGAGCGCAGTGTCCCCGTGCCGGCCAGGCTCACCTACCGGGGAGATGACGCGTATGCCGTGCACATCACCTTCCACATCGGGTCCGAGCACCCCGTGCACTGGACGTTCGCCCGTGAACTCATGGTGGAGGGGGTCTTCCGGGCGTGCGGCGAGGGCGACGTCCGCGTCTGGCCCACGAGGGAGGGCGGGCGCAGCGTCATCCACATAGCGCTGAGCTCGCCGGAAGGCGAGGCCCTGCTGGAGGCCCCCTCCGCGCAGGTGTCGGCGTGGCTGGAGCGGACGCTGCGAGCGGTGCCGCCGGGGACGGAACCCGAGCACCTCGGGTTCGAGGCCGAGCTGGCGGAGCTGCTCGCTCCGGCCCCGGCCGACGGTCTCCACGGCCGCGGCCCCTCCCCAGCCCTCGGCGGCGACGGGTCCCGTCCCTCGGAAGAGCCGAAGGACGGTGAGGCGTAG